One Oryctolagus cuniculus chromosome 7, mOryCun1.1, whole genome shotgun sequence genomic window, CCAGGGAAAAGCTGGTGCCCACCCAGCCACACAAGTGAAGTTGTCATGCCATGTTGCTGTTGTACCATGGACTCTGATCACACCAGCGGAGAAGCCCTGCATCTCGGATCTTGCATCTTCATAGCTCAAGCAAAGGGTTTACTTTCCAAGGGTCCTCCCCTCCTGGCATTCTGTTCTGTCAGATCTCTGAGCAGTGACCTAAAAATGGGATGGTTTTATAGGAGCCTCACACAGCCCCTCCTGCAATTGTTCCTAGGAAAGGCTGCTCCCCAAAGACTGTACTGGCCATTTGCTCTTATTTGCTTAACTAATtgtgatgtttaattttttatatatagttTGATTTGATTTGGTTGTATTTTATGAAGTATTTTTGTATCTTGGTTCATAAGTGAGATTgacttcttattttcttttcttgtactaTTTGTGCTTGGATTTTGTATTAACTTGTTGTTAACTTGTTACCAGATTTTTAAATAAGTCAGGTGGCTTTatcactttctctttttaagttctgaattctttttctttctttctttttttctctttttgacaggcagagtggacagtgagagagagagagagagagagagaaaggtcttcctttttccgttggttcgcccaatggccactgcggccagcgcactgcactgatccgaaaccaggagccaggtgcttctcctggtctcccatgcaggtacagggcccaaggacttgggccatcctctactgcactcccgggcacagcagagagctggactggaacaggatcAACAgtaactagaacctggtgcccttatgggatgccggcgcagcaggcagaggattaaccaagtgagccacggtgccggccccatccccccccccccttctttctctaaaatatgaaatatattacaGTGAGATTATTTGGGGGAATGATTGAGTAAAGTTGAAAAAATTAATGTTACAGAATTAGAGAGGATATGCTGTATGAGAAAAATTGCTTTCGTGATTCAAAGAGTCTGGAATGCATTGCAGAGGGCAAGAGTTGATCTTAGATATATGAACAATCAGTTAATCCCTTGTAATAGAGGGAGGCAGAAAGACTGGTAGATTTGGTGGTGGGAGGATATATATGATATGTTAGGCTTCAATAATGGAAGTTCAAATTAAGAGtgatttaacaaaaaaagaagaatatttctCCTTTAAGTAAATGTTCAGGTAGGCAGTCTAGGGCTGAGGCAGTGGCTCCAAAATAAATTATGCAGGCTCCATCCATCCTGTTGCTGTGCCAAAATCAACAGGCAGCTTCCACTTGCTGGTCAAAAGGTGATGGCTCTGACTCCTGCTATTGTGTCTGAATGCCAGCCAAAGGGAAAAGGGGGAAGTAAGAGGGTGAAAACACATATCTTCTCTTTAAAGGGCACAGTCTAGAAATTGTTCTTGTTACTTATGTTGGCCATAATTTAATCACATCATAACTCCTAGCTGTAGAAGAGGCTTGGAAATTTGGTGTTCAGTTGGGTGACCATGTGcccaaatgaaaataatatttgttcTCTGTGAGAAGTAGAGAATTAATAATGGCTAATGACCAGAAGTCTCTGATACAAGTGATaaagtaattattttctttaaatatttttatttttccttttttaataaacttttaatttaaggtatacaaattttatgctttcataaatacaaatttaggagcatagctATTCTTCCCATGCTAtcccctctcccacctgcatgcccacccttcttcctcctcctgctcctatttccattcttattttttttaataagatgtattttcaattaactttgttcatataagattaaccctacactaagtaaagagttcaaaaaatagtatgataagtaaaacctgttcctcaacagtcgagacaagggctattcaaagtcattgtgcCTCAAAGTGTCAATTGCACTTCTATAtattatcttttaggtactctattagttactacaaatcaAGAAGAACatacagtgtttgtttttttgagactggcttatttcattaagtataatgttttccagttgcacccaCTTTTTTGCAAAcaacagggtttcattttttttaccgctgtgtagtattccatggtgtacatatcctataatttctttatctagtcttcagttgatggatatctggtttgattccatatcttatctattgcgaattgaggtgcaataaacatgggggtacaaatacctcgttcatatactgatttcatttcccttagttaaattcccaggagtaggatggctgggtcatatggtatgtctGTATTCAGAATGCTGAGGTATCtacatgctgtcttccacagtggctgtaccagtttacatttgcatcaacagtggattaaggtaccttttcacccacatcctcaccaaaaattttctttgttgatttctgattgaaagccattctaagcccgtgtcgcggctcaataggctaatcctccacctgtggcaccagcacaccggattctgtcttggttgcacctcttccaggccagctctctgctatggcccgggagtgcagtggaggatggcccaagtccttgggccctgcacccacataggaaccaggagaagcacctggctcctggcttcagatcagcgcgatgtgctggccacagcatgctggccgtggtggccattagagggtgaatcaatggctaaaggaagacatttctctctgtctctctctctctcgcactgtccattctgcctgtcaaaaaagaagtgccattctaactggggtaaggtgaaacctcattgtggttttttgcatttccctactggctagtgatcctgagcattttttcatgtctgttggccacctggatttcattttttgaaaaatatctgttcaagtcttttgcccatttcttaacaggattgtttgtttcattgttgttgagtttcttgagtcctttatatattctgcatattaatccttcatcagttgcataaagtttgcaaataatttctcccattctgtcagttgactcttcactttgctgagtgtttcttttgcagtgcagaagcttctcagtttgatgtaatccaatttgtcaattttggctttgattgcctgtgctttgggggtccttttcaagaagtctttgcctatacaatgtcttacagggttttcTCATTGTTCTCTAATATTTTGGTGGTATTGGCTCATAGTTTTAGGTCTGTGATCTATTtggagtggacttttgtgtaaggtgtaaagtatttcatacttctgaatgcgGAGATCaattttccccagcaccatttgttgaagagactgtccttgctccatggtttgattttatctcctttgtcaaagataagttgattgtagatgtgtgggttgatttctggaagttttagctagagccattaggaaagaaaaagaaatcaaaaggtatacaaattgtaaaggaggaaatcaaactctccctatttgtagatgatatgatttttttaaaaaagatttatttattttatttgaaaggcacaattacagagaggcgaggcagagagtagagagagaggtcttccattagctggttcactccccagatggcagcaccggccagagctgtgctgatctgaaggcagaagccaggagcttcttccaggtctcccatgtgggtgcaggggcccaaggacttcggccacattctattgctttcctaggccatagcagagagctggattggaagtggagcagtcaagactcgaaccggcacccatatgggatgctggcactgtaggtggcagctttaccttatATACTAGAGTGCTGAccctgacatgattctatatatataggggatccaaaagattccactaagagactattggaactcataaaagagtttggtaaagtgacaggatgtaaaattaatacacaaaaccAATGGCCTTtatacacacagacaatgccatggctgagaaagaacttctaacatcaatcccactcacaatagctacagaaaaattaaataccttggaataaatttaaccaaggacatcaaagattcctaaaatgaaaaatataaaccattaaagagagaaatagaagaaggcacaaaaaatggaaaaatcttccatgttcatgggttggaaaaatcagtatcatcTAAATGTCAATACTACCAAAAGCAGtgtacagattcaatatgatcccactcaaaataccaatgacttctcagatctagaaaaaaacgtagctgaaattcatatggaaaataggagaccctgaataactaaagcaatctcatacaacaaaaacaaagctggaggcatcacaataccagacttcaagacatactacagggcatttataataaaaaaaaaaaagcctggtattgacacaaaaacagatgtgtaggccaatggaacataaaattttttaatttccttattttatttatttgataggcagagaaacacagagagagctcccattcacaggttcactatccaactgcctgcaacagctgggactaagataggctgaagccaggagccaggaactctatcccagtttcccatgtggatggaagggacctaactagttgagccatcaccactgcattccaagatgtgctttagcaggaaactggaaacaggcatggaaccaggacttgaacttaggcactTGGATATGAGTTGTGGACATCTTAAATGGTGTCCTAACTACCAGGTCTAACATCCACCTGACAGTAGTTcttttctgattacttctaatttGTTAACGAAGAGGTTTGTCAATCAATTAAGTGAAAGAATGGATGGAACTTTGGCAGTTTGAGAAGCAAGGAGAACGAGCAACACATTCATCTTCAAGAGTGAGTTAGTGACTATTGTGTGACTGTCAAGCAGTGTGGAGAGCCTACTTGAATTCTGTGAATGGCGGAAACAGAATTGGGTTATCCAGATTCCTCACCAAAACTTGATGTATTCAGAAAGTAATTAGTTTGAAGAAACCTTGACGTAATGTTAAGCTCGAGATTGGATACCTGTTTCGCTGGGCCAGAAATCTCTCAGCTCAGAAAAACTTGATCTTGGCTCAGGGCATGGCATGGGGCATGGTGCTATTTCCTAATCCATAAAACGCAGCTTCTGAAAGGGGTTAGTGATGATGTCCATCTCCATAAACTGTCAGCTTGGCTCTGTCAGACTCCACGCCAGAGCTGAAGGTGTTGGAGACACAGCTATCGTGTGGACACAGATGGCCACTCGTCTGTTAagattttccattattttctcaGGATAGATAGCCAAAGTGGAACCTGAGGAAGCTTCTTCATTTTTCCTGTCACAAAAAGTTGGCAATTCGGTAGTCACAGGAGTTTGTAATAAATAACCCACATTGATTTCTCTGTTCCAGAATGATTTTGCTTCCCTTCCTCCCAGAGCCCTGACACTTTCCCTAAGAGGCGGTGTTAGAAAATCATTTACAAAGTGGCACAGATTCCCCATCTACTGTGGATATAAATCCAGGCAGGATGGAGTGGCGCTGAGGCAAGGGATGCAGGACTTCTAGTACCTGAGCCTTCAGCCAGAGACGTTTTCTCCAAAGGAGTGGATTCTGAGCCTGCTCGGTAGCACTGGTGGCAGGGAGTGACCATGGAGAAGCTGCTGTGGTGTTTCCTGATCTTGGTCAGCTTCTCTAATATGTCTGACCAGGCAGGTAGGTGCTACTCCAGGGTACGCCAGAGATTTGAACTGAGAGATAGGAATAGGGCCTGAGATTCTACAGACTGGAGCCAGAGGAACATACATCACAGAGATaacatgcgtgtgcgtgtgtgtgtgtgtgtgtgtgtgtgtgtgtctacctggGTTAGTGTATATCTCAATCCCCAAATCTGTATGTGAATGAGGGGTAGATCTTTATGAACTAGAAATTTCTCATCACTACTTGGTTTTCTGTTCTACAGGCATGCACAAGAAGGCCTTTGTGTTCCCCAAAGAGTCAGATAATTCCTACGTGTCCCTCAACGCACAGTTAAAGAAGCCACTCAAAGCCTTCACTGTGTGCCTCTACTTCTACACTGATCTGTCCATGACTCGTGGGTACAGTATTTTCTCCTATGCCACCAGGAGACAATTTAACGAGATCCTCCTGTTTTGGTCCAAGGACATAGGATATAGTTTTTCAGTGGGTGGAGATGAAATAATATTCAAGGTTTCTGACATCCCTGTGGATCCAACTCACCTCTGTGCAAGCTGGGAGTCCAGCACAGGCATTGCAGAGCTCTGGGTAGATGGGAAGCCCATGGTGAGGAAGAGTCTGAAGAAGGGCTACATTTTGGGGCCAGAGGCAAGCATTATTCTGGGGCAGGATCAGGATTCGTTTGGTGGAAGCTTTGAGAAACAACAGTCTTTGGTGGGAGACATTGGAAATGTGAACATGTGGGACTATGCACTTTCACCAGAAGAGATTAATACCATCTATGCTGGTGGGACCTTTAGTCCCAATGTCCTAGACTGGCGCGAGCTGACATATCAAGTACGTGGTGAAGTACACGTCAAGCCCCAGCTATGGCCCTGAGCCTCTGCCAAGGATCCTGAAGGTGCTTCTTGGGGTTACAACTCACAGGCCCCATACTTCTGGCTGTGGACCTTTACCCCTACATATACTGAATGCCTGCTACATAAACATAGCTTCCTAGCTTTGCCTTCTTCAACACCAGAGAATACAAATTAAATATCTGAGGATCTTGTGGACTACATTGAGAAGCTTTGTCCAGAAGAATCACAATTGCAGAtgttttggcttttatttttattttttaagctgaaAAGATCTTAAAGATAATCCTTTATTTTGCTAAGATGAGAAAGTTGACGCctagaaaggagaaggagaagtgaCTTTTAAGTCACAAGACAGGTTCACCACTTAACTGGGAAGAGGACATTGGTCTTCTGTCTAACTCCCTACCTAGGATAGCCCACCACCCCCAGAGAGTAGAAGGTAGTTGCCCACATTCACAGGGCTATTCACTCTCAGAATTAGGCTATCAGCCTAGGACTGCTGGTTTCAGAGTTCACAGTGCTCATTCTACCTTGGAACCAGTGGGCCCAGTCTTCTGAAATAGAAGATCCAGCAATACTGTGCCATTCTTCCACTTTCTCAAAGTCCCCCAGAAAGGCAACCAGAATTGCCTTAGAGAGAAGGCTTGCCTTTTCTCCTGGGCAAAAGTGGCATCTGGGTATAGCCAAGAAATCAGGTAACAGGGGTGTTTGCTTGCTTATATTGCTTTCTTAACACCATGGTTTTTCTGGGATACCCTTCCCCCACTCCCTGTGTGGTACTCTGACCTTTTCCTCCACTCCCACATACCCAACATATTCAGGCCACAAGAGTCAGGGTGAGACTCAGGCTGTCCTAACAGAGTAGTCCATCTCTCCATGGATGGCTGTATGTTGCTAGCAGGAGCAATTACAGACTCTCCCCAGGGATTCAGTGTGGACTCTGGGGATAAGACGTCATCTTTCAGCTGGAATTCTAACCTTAGAAGGCATGAACCTGGGGCCACCTGCAGCTATCTTGTTGACCATgtggagggagatggagaagaaaaAAGCCAAGCTGGAAGAGCTGAGAGCTTGACAGAGTGGTGGAATCTGGATCATAGTGAGGCTTTGAGTCAGCCTTGCATGGAACCAAATCTATACCTGGACTTCCTGGGTCTGTGACTAATATAGCTCTTGGTTACCTGGGTGAATTTGAGCTGTTTTCTGATGGTTGCATTAGAGGTCTGACTATCTTATTTATGGGCACTCTGAAACCAAGTCCCTGTGAGCTCAGACTGACCATTGCTGTCCTTGCAAGGGAGAGTCCGTGGCACTCTAATCTCATCTGGAGTCTCCTGCAAGGATTCTTGCTGACAAATATAGCCCTCTTTGGGAACAATTAGTCATTCGTGTGGGGCCAGTTGTGGGGGTCTTAATGCTCTTATTCTATCATGATTCcagtttgagaaaaaaataaagatccttGAGAAGCTCAAATCTGCTGTCATGGTCAATGACTATAAAGCACTCACCCAGTTTGTTTGTTGTAGAAACAGACTCCTCAAAGGTAAGGGCTTTTGGCTTTCTCTGGGCATGTCCTTTGCCACGGACTTTCAATACTAGGTGAGAAATTAAAATTACTCCTTAGAGGCCACagccaagaaaaaaaagtggaaccCCCAGTATATCAAATCATCACCTTAGGGAAGGCATGAAGTAGATGAGTTAAGCATAGAGGTTCTGGGATCAGACTGCCTAAGTCCAAATGCCGGTTTTGCAATTTATTAGCCACATAACTTTAGGTTAcacaatttatttatgtttcagcTTTTTTACATGTATAATGGGAGGTATAATAGCAATTAACTTAGTGTTGTAATAATCAAGTAAGTTAATGAAACTAAAGCATTTAATACAGCGTGTGACACATGGGCTAGTGATTATAACAACTTCTATTACTACTATTAGGCTGTCTTATATTAGATCCCTAAACATAAgttcactttatatatatatggtatactTTTATACCATAAATGTTTGATTCAGTAGGATTTGTCTGGATTGGCAGCGACTGAGGAGTCCAATTTGCCAAGAATTAAGTTCAGGATATTAGGAGAGTGAACAAACGATCTTTGAAGTAATTATTTATGAATATTGATTTCCACAATTGACTTTTGATAAACATTTAGAAGCATAAAATCTAAAGATACATTCTTAACCAAAAATATGAGTGCAATATTCTCTGTTGCCCAATTAGGGCAGTTCTATATACTCTGACATTCAGCTAAGCAGAAGAGAGGGTTGACACTCTTTTCTAGTTAAAGAATCCAGTCAGGAGATATGTCTTAATTACAGAAGGCCATTCCAACTCCCCAGGGATGTGGACTGAgataatattttcttcaaaattcaaTTACTCTTACCTTGCTACACTTTGCCTCGTAGACAGCTGCTGGCCCTGTAGCCAGGAAAATTTTAACAGCTGATATTTGCATTCAGTGaacattaaaaaatcttaataaagcTTCCATAGAATGTTTAAATTTAAGCAGTTTAGCTT contains:
- the CRP gene encoding C-reactive protein precursor (The RefSeq protein has 2 substitutions compared to this genomic sequence) encodes the protein MEKLLWCFLILVSFSNMSDQAGMHKKAFVFPKESDNSYVSLNAQLKKPLKAFTVCLYFYTDLSMTRGYSIFSYATRRQFNEILLFWSKDIGYSFSVGGDEIIFKVSDVPVDPTHLCASWESSTGIAELWVDGKPMVRKSLKKGYILGPEASIILGQDQDSFGGSFEKQQSLVGDIGNVNMWDYALSPEEINTVYAGGTFSPNVLDWRELTYQVRGEVHVKPQLWP